The genomic DNA CGCGGCCGCTATCGCTCGGGGACCGGCTGTGCCTCGCGCTGGCCGCCCGGATTCCGAACGAGCGCGTCCTCACCGCCGACCGGGCCTGGGCCGCGTGCGATCTGCCGCTCACCGTCTCCGTCATCCGATAGGCGGCGGACCCCACGGCCGCAGGCGTTCCAGCTGGGCTGCTAGCGGGAGCAAGCACGTCTCGTCACTGTGCGGCGCGTAGAGCTGGACGCCGACCGGGAGGCCGCCCACCGCGCCGCCGGGGACCGAGACCGCGGCATGGCCGGTGACATTAGCCAGCGTCGTGAACGCCACCATGGGCAACGAGCGCAGCAAGGCCCGGCTGCTCCCGGCTCCGTCGAGGCGGGCCAGCCGCGGCGGGAGGCAGGCCAGCGTGGGGGACAGGACCACGTCGCAGGCGGCGAAGCGGCGCTCTACCGCCGCCCGGATCCGGTCGGCCCGGCGGATCGCCTGCAGCCGGACCTGCGGCTGCACCCACGCCCCTGCCCGCAGCGAGGACCGGGTCCGGGCCTCCAGCCGGTCCGGGTGCTCGACGTGCGCGGCCTCGCCGCGCAGCGCCGCGTAGAACAGCGGCAGGAAGGCCGGCTGGGCGTCCGGCCAGCGGCCCGGCAGCTCGGTGACGGCGTGCCCGGCGCTGGCCAGGACCTGCGCCACCTCGGCGACGACCGCGGCCACCCGGCGGTCGGTCCGCAGCCCGGGCCACGGTGGACGGGTCAGCACCCCGATCCGCAGCCGGCCGGGATCGCGGGCGGCCGCCGCCGCGAACGGTTCGGCGGGCTCGGGAGCCGCGTACCGGTCCACCCGCGTCGCCCCGCGGATCACGTCGTACGTCGTCGCGCAGTCGGCCACGTTCCTCGTCAGCGGCCCGGTCGTGCCCAGCGGGCCCCACAGGTCCGGCCACGGCGCGGTGCTGACCCGGCCCCGCACCGGCTTGAGCCCGAGGATTCCGCAGCACGACGCCGGGACGCGGATCGAGCCGCCGCCGTCGCCGGCGATCGCGACGGGCACGCACCCGGTCGCGACCGCCGCCGCGGAACCGCCGCTGCTGCCCCCAGGCGAGCGGGTGGGATCCCACGGGTTGCGGGTGGCCCCCCAGGCGGCCCCCTCGGTGAAGGGGAACTGGCCGAACTCGGGCATGTGCGTGGTGCCGACGACGATCGCGCCCGCCCCCCGGAGCCGCCGAACGACTTCCGAGTCCTCCTGGGCCGGCGTCGAATTGGAGCGGCCGCCATGGGTGGTGACGAGTCCGGCGACGTCGTACGCGGCCTTCACGGCCACCGGCACTCCCGCGAGCGGGCCCTCCGCGGCGCGCTCGTCGAGGGCGGCGGCCTCGGCCAGGGCCGCGTCCCTGCGGACCACGTCGAACGCGCGTAGCTGTGGGTCGAGCCGGGCGATGCGGTCGAGCGCGGCGGTCACCACGTCGACGCAGCGGACCTGCCCCGTCCGGACGGCCTGGGCGATCTCGACGGCGGAGGCTGCGGGGGAGCGCGGATCGGTCATGGGTCTACTGTGCTCCTCACCGATCGAGCCCAGGAGGTACGCCGTGACCGAGTCCGACCTGACCCCGGCCGGGTTGGCCGCGCTCGCCGAGCGGGTCCGCGTCGTCGACACCACGGCGATCAGCGACCGGGCCGGCCTGACCCGCGTGCTGACCAGCGCCATTGCTCTGCGGTCGGCGGCGGGATTCGTGTGCGCGACGGCGTACACCGTTCGGGTGCGGCGCGACTTCTTCCCCCTCGCGTGGGCGGTCGAGCACGCGCCGCGCGGCAGCGTGCTCGTGGTGGACGGGGGTGGGGAGGAGTTTGCCTACGCGGGCGAGATCATCGCTCGCGGCGCGCTGGCGCGAGGCCTGGCGGGGATCATCGTGGATGGCGGGTACCGGGACATCGGATACGTGCGGGACTGTGCGCTGCCCATCTACTCCCGGTGGATCACCCCGTTCTCCCGCAGCGGGACCGAGCTGGGCGAGTATGAGATCCCCGTGACCTGCGGCGGCGTGACCGTTAACCCCGGCGACGTGGTGATCGCCGACGCCGAGGGGATTATCGTCCTCGACCCGGCCCACGCCGAGGCAGCGGTGGCCGGCGCCCACGAGGTCAAGGCGGCCGAGCAGCGCGTCCTCGATCGGCTGGCCGCGGGGGCGACGCTGTCCGACTGCGTCGGTCTGGCCGAGCACGCCGCGGAGCTCGCGGCCGGACGGAGCCACCGCCTGGGCTTCACGGTCTAGCCCGGCCCTATCGATCCACCGCCCGATCGCCCGATCGCCCGATCTCCCGTGCTCACGGTTGCGGGTCGAGCGCTCGCGGTAGTGGGTAGCGCTGACGGTTGCGGCTGGCGCAGACGGTGGTGGTGACAACCACGACCGTGAGCACCAACCACCACCGGGAGCACCAACCACCACCATGAGCGTCAGCTGCCGGGGCGGCCGTTAGCGGCAGGTAGGCGCAGGGGCGGTGCCGCCGTACGGCGTACGGCGTTGTCCGCGAAGCGAGACCCGCCCGCTCGGGGTGCGAGCGAGGCGTGGGCGCCTGGGTAGCGTGAGCGCTGACACCCAGCCGCAGCACCGTGGAGGCACCCATGTCGCAGGTCGACACCTCGGCCCTCGCCGCCGTCGCGCCGGAGGCGCGCCGCCGTTACGACGAGTACGTCGCGGCCGGCCTCAAACTCGACATCACCCGCGGCAAGCCCTGCGCGGCCCAGCTCGACCTGGCCGAGGGGATGCTCGCCCTGCCCGGGGCCGGCGATCACGCCAGCGACGTCGAGGGCGACCTGCGCAACTACGGCGGCGCCCCGAAGGGC from Austwickia sp. includes the following:
- a CDS encoding RraA family protein, whose protein sequence is MGLLCSSPIEPRRYAVTESDLTPAGLAALAERVRVVDTTAISDRAGLTRVLTSAIALRSAAGFVCATAYTVRVRRDFFPLAWAVEHAPRGSVLVVDGGGEEFAYAGEIIARGALARGLAGIIVDGGYRDIGYVRDCALPIYSRWITPFSRSGTELGEYEIPVTCGGVTVNPGDVVIADAEGIIVLDPAHAEAAVAGAHEVKAAEQRVLDRLAAGATLSDCVGLAEHAAELAAGRSHRLGFTV
- a CDS encoding amidase encodes the protein MTDPRSPAASAVEIAQAVRTGQVRCVDVVTAALDRIARLDPQLRAFDVVRRDAALAEAAALDERAAEGPLAGVPVAVKAAYDVAGLVTTHGGRSNSTPAQEDSEVVRRLRGAGAIVVGTTHMPEFGQFPFTEGAAWGATRNPWDPTRSPGGSSGGSAAAVATGCVPVAIAGDGGGSIRVPASCCGILGLKPVRGRVSTAPWPDLWGPLGTTGPLTRNVADCATTYDVIRGATRVDRYAAPEPAEPFAAAAARDPGRLRIGVLTRPPWPGLRTDRRVAAVVAEVAQVLASAGHAVTELPGRWPDAQPAFLPLFYAALRGEAAHVEHPDRLEARTRSSLRAGAWVQPQVRLQAIRRADRIRAAVERRFAACDVVLSPTLACLPPRLARLDGAGSSRALLRSLPMVAFTTLANVTGHAAVSVPGGAVGGLPVGVQLYAPHSDETCLLPLAAQLERLRPWGPPPIG